From Sphingobium sp. RAC03, a single genomic window includes:
- a CDS encoding NADH:flavin oxidoreductase/NADH oxidase, whose protein sequence is MSGPKLFEPITVGGLTLDNRIVIAPMCQYSAVDGQMNDWHQIHLGQLALSGAGLLTIEASAVLPEGRISHADVGLWDDATQAAMQQVLDSVRRHSDMPIAIQLGHAGRKASTHVPWQGGKQIAPDAVNGWQTVAPSALPFTPGSVAPRALDRDGIAKLIEAFVSAAKRAHHLGIDAIQLHGAHGYLLHQFLSPLSNQRDDDYGGTLDNRMRLPLEIFDAVRAAFPADKPVTMRVSGTDWVAGGWDIEQTIAFAKALEARGCAAIHVSSGGLHPDQAIPVGPSYQVPLARAVKQAVSIPVVAVGLITDFEQAEAIVGTGDADMIAIARTILYDPRWPWHAAAHLGATVKAPNQYLRCQPRQYRHLFDAARP, encoded by the coding sequence ATGAGTGGCCCCAAATTATTCGAGCCGATAACGGTCGGCGGCCTGACACTGGACAACCGCATCGTCATCGCGCCGATGTGCCAATATTCGGCCGTCGATGGCCAGATGAATGATTGGCATCAGATCCATCTGGGGCAGTTGGCGCTGTCCGGCGCGGGATTGCTGACGATCGAGGCCAGTGCCGTATTGCCCGAAGGCCGGATCAGCCATGCCGATGTCGGGTTGTGGGATGATGCGACCCAAGCGGCGATGCAACAGGTGCTGGACAGCGTGCGCCGCCATTCCGACATGCCGATTGCGATTCAGTTGGGCCATGCCGGTCGCAAGGCATCGACGCACGTCCCCTGGCAGGGGGGCAAGCAAATTGCGCCGGACGCGGTCAATGGCTGGCAGACCGTTGCTCCGTCAGCCCTGCCCTTCACGCCCGGTAGCGTTGCGCCGCGCGCTCTGGATCGCGATGGCATTGCCAAGCTGATCGAGGCGTTTGTGAGCGCAGCGAAACGCGCGCATCATCTGGGCATCGACGCCATCCAATTGCACGGCGCGCATGGTTATCTGCTGCATCAATTTCTCTCGCCCCTCTCCAACCAGCGGGACGATGATTATGGCGGCACGCTGGACAATCGGATGCGCCTACCGCTGGAAATCTTCGATGCCGTCCGCGCGGCCTTCCCTGCCGACAAGCCGGTGACGATGCGTGTGTCCGGCACGGACTGGGTGGCGGGCGGATGGGATATCGAGCAGACCATCGCCTTCGCCAAAGCGCTGGAGGCGCGGGGTTGCGCGGCCATCCATGTGTCGAGCGGCGGGCTGCATCCCGATCAAGCGATACCGGTTGGTCCAAGCTATCAGGTGCCTCTGGCCCGCGCGGTAAAGCAGGCCGTGTCCATACCGGTCGTCGCCGTCGGCCTGATCACCGACTTCGAGCAGGCCGAAGCGATTGTCGGGACGGGAGACGCGGATATGATCGCGATCGCGCGGACCATCCTCTACGATCCACGCTGGCCATGGCATGCGGCGGCGCATCTGGGTGCCACCGTCAAGGCGCCC